The proteins below come from a single Oerskovia jenensis genomic window:
- a CDS encoding SPOR domain-containing protein, whose amino-acid sequence MTKERFSDDGDPATEEQYYFDTRTGEVSKGPQSTWSSRMGPYPTREAAAKALELARARSEAWDEEEREREQDR is encoded by the coding sequence ATGACCAAGGAACGATTCTCCGACGACGGTGACCCGGCCACCGAAGAGCAGTACTACTTCGACACCCGCACGGGAGAGGTGTCGAAGGGCCCGCAGTCGACGTGGTCGTCGCGCATGGGGCCGTACCCGACGCGGGAGGCGGCAGCCAAGGCGCTCGAGCTCGCCCGGGCTCGCTCCGAGGCGTGGGACGAGGAGGAGCGCGAGCGCGAGCAGGACCGGTGA
- the map gene encoding type I methionyl aminopeptidase — MPGSPVLTAPRGPLVPGTVSPPRAVPRSIARPEYVGQPGPLPFTGDDVVDPETIERIRVASRIAAQALAEVGMHVAPGVTTDELDRIGHEFLLDHGAYPSTLGYRGFPKSLCTSLNEVVCHGIPDSTEMVEGDIVNVDITAYIGGVHGDNNATFAVGEISEEAALLVQRTRESLDRAIKAVRPGREVNVLGRVIEKYAHRHGYGVVREYTGHGVGEAFHSGLVIPHYDAAPDHDTLIEPGMVFTIEPMLTLGGPEWQMWDDGWTVVTADRSLTAQFEHTLVVTEDGAEILTLP, encoded by the coding sequence ATGCCCGGTTCTCCCGTCCTGACCGCCCCGCGCGGACCTCTGGTCCCCGGGACGGTCTCACCGCCACGCGCCGTGCCGCGCTCGATCGCGCGGCCCGAGTACGTCGGGCAGCCCGGCCCGCTGCCCTTCACGGGCGACGACGTCGTGGACCCCGAGACCATCGAACGGATCCGCGTCGCGAGCCGCATCGCTGCCCAGGCCCTCGCCGAGGTCGGGATGCACGTCGCCCCCGGGGTGACCACCGACGAGCTCGACCGCATCGGGCACGAGTTCCTCCTGGACCACGGCGCCTACCCCTCGACGCTCGGCTACCGCGGGTTCCCCAAGTCCCTGTGCACGTCCCTCAACGAGGTCGTGTGCCACGGCATCCCCGACTCGACCGAGATGGTCGAGGGGGACATCGTCAACGTCGACATCACCGCGTACATCGGCGGCGTCCACGGCGACAACAACGCGACCTTCGCGGTCGGCGAGATCAGCGAGGAGGCCGCGCTGCTCGTCCAGCGCACACGCGAGTCCCTCGACCGGGCCATCAAGGCCGTGCGCCCCGGGCGCGAGGTCAACGTCCTGGGCCGCGTCATCGAGAAGTACGCGCACCGCCACGGGTACGGCGTGGTGCGCGAGTACACGGGCCACGGCGTCGGGGAGGCCTTCCACTCGGGCCTCGTGATCCCGCACTACGACGCGGCCCCCGACCACGACACCCTCATCGAACCAGGGATGGTCTTCACCATCGAACCCATGCTGACGCTGGGCGGCCCCGAGTGGCAGATGTGGGACGACGGGTGGACCGTAGTCACCGCGGACCGGTCACTGACCGCCCAGTTCGAGCACACCCTGGTCGTCACCGAAGACGGAGCGGAGATCCTGACCCTGCCATGA
- the ppgK gene encoding polyphosphate--glucose phosphotransferase produces MSKHSHHHHGLAFGIDVGGSGIKGAPVDLSTGEFAQERHRIPTPQPSTPEAVAKVIAELVDEYDLPHDVPIGVAFPGPIRHGVIGFIANLDKSWKGVDLPALIKKETGRHVVAVNDADAAGIGEVRYGAAKDARGTVLLATLGTGIGSALVVDGVLVPNTELGHLEIDGFDAESRAAESARSREDLSWEEWAARLQRYFDVVEMLFSPDLIVVGGGISKHHENFLPLLDLKAPIVPAKLRNAAGIVGAAALAAEGAGLA; encoded by the coding sequence ATGAGCAAGCACTCACACCACCACCACGGCCTCGCCTTCGGGATCGACGTCGGCGGCAGCGGCATCAAGGGCGCTCCCGTCGACCTCTCGACGGGCGAGTTCGCCCAGGAGCGCCACCGCATCCCGACGCCGCAGCCCTCGACCCCCGAGGCCGTCGCCAAGGTCATCGCGGAGCTCGTCGACGAGTACGACCTCCCGCACGACGTCCCCATCGGCGTCGCGTTCCCCGGCCCCATCCGCCACGGCGTGATCGGGTTCATCGCGAACCTCGACAAGTCCTGGAAGGGCGTCGACCTGCCCGCCCTCATCAAGAAGGAGACCGGCCGGCACGTCGTCGCCGTCAACGACGCCGACGCCGCCGGGATCGGCGAGGTCCGCTACGGCGCCGCGAAGGACGCCCGCGGCACCGTGCTGCTCGCGACGCTCGGCACGGGCATCGGCAGCGCGCTCGTCGTCGACGGCGTCCTGGTGCCCAACACCGAGCTGGGTCACCTCGAGATCGACGGGTTCGACGCCGAGTCCCGCGCCGCGGAGTCGGCGCGCAGCCGTGAGGACCTCTCCTGGGAGGAGTGGGCCGCGCGGCTCCAGCGCTACTTCGACGTCGTCGAGATGTTGTTCTCGCCCGACCTCATCGTGGTCGGCGGCGGCATCTCCAAGCACCACGAGAACTTCCTGCCGCTGCTCGACCTCAAGGCGCCGATCGTCCCCGCGAAGCTGCGCAACGCGGCCGGGATCGTCGGGGCCGCGGCGCTGGCCGCCGAAGGGGCAGGGCTCGCGTAG
- a CDS encoding bestrophin-like domain, with protein MNLLIAALVTVGATAITVTAMLLVRSRAPEGSRFRDGDRASGVFGVLATGFSVLLGFIIFLAFESYDDARSGAEEEAQVVAQQLQTAQFLPPDAAAELSGQLVCYARSVATTEWEAMADGRLGEAVNPWGVEMFRTIRGVEPASDTEQSAYDRWMDQTADREQARQARVHGAEGLIPLPLWLVLFVISATIFVFMLFFADSGEGAVTQSVLMGSVTLVIALMLSLLVFFDHPHGHQVGKLQPVAMQRTLVLIDQQVSAAGLAVDAPCDEQGAAQSSP; from the coding sequence GTGAACCTCCTGATCGCCGCCCTCGTCACGGTCGGCGCGACCGCGATCACCGTGACCGCGATGCTGCTCGTGCGCTCCCGGGCCCCCGAGGGCAGCCGGTTCCGCGACGGCGACCGGGCCTCGGGGGTCTTCGGGGTGCTCGCAACGGGCTTCTCGGTGCTGCTCGGCTTCATCATCTTCCTGGCCTTCGAGTCGTACGACGACGCCCGCAGCGGCGCCGAGGAGGAGGCCCAGGTCGTCGCCCAACAGCTCCAGACCGCGCAGTTCCTCCCGCCCGACGCCGCGGCCGAGCTCTCGGGGCAGCTCGTCTGCTACGCCCGGTCGGTCGCGACGACCGAGTGGGAGGCCATGGCCGACGGCAGGCTCGGGGAGGCCGTCAACCCGTGGGGCGTCGAGATGTTCCGCACGATCCGCGGCGTCGAGCCGGCGTCCGACACCGAGCAGTCCGCGTACGACCGGTGGATGGACCAGACCGCCGACCGGGAGCAGGCGCGCCAGGCGCGCGTCCACGGCGCCGAGGGTCTGATCCCGCTGCCCCTGTGGCTCGTCCTGTTCGTCATCTCGGCGACCATCTTCGTGTTCATGCTGTTCTTCGCCGACTCGGGCGAGGGCGCCGTCACGCAGTCGGTCCTCATGGGCAGCGTGACGCTCGTGATCGCCCTGATGCTGAGCCTGCTCGTGTTCTTCGACCATCCGCACGGGCACCAGGTGGGCAAGCTGCAACCGGTCGCGATGCAACGCACGCTCGTGCTGATCGACCAGCAGGTGAGCGCGGCGGGCCTCGCGGTCGACGCACCGTGCGACGAGCAGGGCGCGGCTCAGTCCTCGCCGTAG
- the panB gene encoding 3-methyl-2-oxobutanoate hydroxymethyltransferase, which translates to MSAHTQPGQTPGTPVKRFRVHHLAEAKARHEKLTMLTAYDAVTARIFDEAGIDMLLVGDSIGNTMHGHQTTLPVTVDDMIPAARGVARAARRALVIVDLPFGSYEAGPEQALATGVRIMKETGAHAVKLEGGRRSAAQIRALTDAGIPVVAHLGFTPQSENILGGPRVQGRGDEAAEILCEDALAVTDAGAVALVLEMVPVEVAARVTEIVRIPTIGIGAGPDCDGQVLVWTDLAGMTEWSPRFAKRFAEIGAALGRAAQDYAAEVKGGTFPDAAHSFEK; encoded by the coding sequence ATGTCCGCACACACCCAGCCCGGCCAGACCCCGGGCACGCCCGTCAAGCGCTTCCGCGTCCACCACCTCGCGGAGGCCAAGGCGCGGCACGAGAAGCTCACGATGCTCACCGCGTACGACGCGGTGACCGCCCGCATCTTCGACGAGGCGGGCATCGACATGCTCCTCGTCGGGGACTCGATCGGGAACACCATGCACGGCCACCAGACCACGCTGCCCGTCACGGTCGACGACATGATCCCCGCCGCGCGCGGCGTCGCCCGGGCGGCCCGTCGCGCGCTCGTGATCGTCGACCTGCCGTTCGGCTCGTACGAGGCCGGGCCCGAGCAGGCTCTCGCGACGGGCGTGCGCATCATGAAGGAGACGGGCGCGCACGCGGTCAAGCTCGAGGGCGGGCGCCGCTCGGCCGCGCAGATCCGTGCGCTGACCGACGCGGGCATCCCCGTCGTCGCGCACCTGGGGTTCACTCCCCAGTCGGAGAACATCCTCGGTGGGCCGCGCGTGCAGGGCCGCGGGGACGAGGCCGCGGAGATCCTCTGCGAGGACGCCCTCGCGGTCACGGACGCCGGGGCCGTGGCCCTCGTCCTGGAGATGGTCCCGGTCGAGGTCGCTGCGCGCGTCACCGAGATCGTGCGCATCCCGACCATCGGCATCGGCGCCGGCCCTGACTGCGACGGCCAGGTCCTCGTCTGGACCGACCTCGCGGGCATGACCGAGTGGTCACCTCGCTTCGCGAAGCGCTTCGCGGAGATCGGCGCCGCCCTGGGCCGCGCCGCGCAGGACTACGCGGCCGAGGTCAAGGGCGGGACGTTCCCGGACGCCGCGCACAGCTTCGAGAAGTAG
- a CDS encoding NAD+ synthase, with protein MADLRIALAQIDTCVGAIDQNTAAILEWTRRAAGEGADLVAFPEMTLTGYPIEDLALRASFRRAAWDAAADVAVQLEREGLGHVTVVLGTVGTSETALPRGAGATEREVSGSPADLPTNRAVAIQHGKVVASYDKHHLPNYGVFDEFRIFAPGTEPLVLEIAGRSVGIVICEDIWQDGGPITTLGGLDEAGHGIDLLLVLNGSPYEEGKGHVRTDLAARRAREVDAPVAYVNMVGGQDDLVFDGGSFVVGPDGAVLTSAPQFVEDLLVWDLPERTSAPTGAGATTTSYPAGRLAPPLHPDEEVYRACVTGLAGYVRKNGFRSIVLGLSGGIDSALSATIAADAIGGQNVVGVSMPSTYSSDHSKDDAADLAKRLGADYRVQPIAPMVDAFQGELALEGVAEENLQARVRGVVLMAISNREGHLVIAPGNKSELAVGYATIYDAGSIGGYAPLKDVDKSRVWALARWRNNAALDAGELPPIPESSITKPPSAELRPGQTDQDSLPPYDLLDEVLDAYIEHAEGRAELLARGFDPEVVDKVVTLVDRAEWKRRQYPLGPKVTSLAFGRDRRLPVTSRWREPVE; from the coding sequence ATGGCAGACCTCCGGATCGCCCTCGCACAGATCGACACGTGCGTGGGAGCGATCGACCAGAACACGGCGGCGATCCTCGAGTGGACCAGGCGTGCGGCCGGCGAGGGCGCCGACCTCGTGGCCTTCCCCGAGATGACCCTCACGGGCTACCCGATCGAGGACCTCGCGCTGCGGGCCTCGTTCCGGCGCGCGGCCTGGGACGCGGCGGCCGACGTCGCCGTCCAGCTCGAGCGCGAGGGCCTGGGCCACGTGACGGTCGTCCTGGGCACCGTGGGCACCTCCGAGACCGCGCTCCCGCGCGGCGCGGGCGCCACCGAGCGCGAGGTGTCGGGCTCGCCCGCCGACCTCCCGACCAACCGTGCGGTCGCGATCCAGCACGGGAAGGTCGTCGCGTCCTACGACAAGCACCACCTGCCCAACTACGGCGTGTTCGACGAGTTCCGCATCTTCGCGCCCGGCACCGAGCCCCTCGTCCTGGAGATCGCGGGCCGCTCGGTCGGCATCGTGATCTGCGAGGACATCTGGCAGGACGGCGGCCCGATCACCACGCTGGGCGGGCTCGACGAGGCCGGGCACGGGATCGACCTGCTCCTCGTGCTCAACGGCTCACCCTACGAGGAGGGCAAGGGGCACGTCCGCACCGACCTCGCCGCGCGCAGGGCGCGCGAGGTGGACGCCCCGGTCGCGTACGTCAACATGGTCGGCGGCCAGGACGACCTGGTGTTCGACGGCGGGTCGTTCGTCGTCGGGCCCGACGGCGCGGTGCTCACCTCGGCGCCGCAGTTCGTCGAGGACCTGCTGGTCTGGGACCTGCCCGAGCGGACCTCCGCTCCGACGGGAGCCGGGGCGACGACCACCTCGTACCCCGCAGGCCGCCTCGCTCCCCCGCTGCACCCCGACGAGGAGGTGTACCGGGCGTGCGTCACGGGCCTGGCCGGGTACGTGCGCAAGAACGGCTTCCGGTCGATCGTCCTGGGCCTGTCGGGCGGGATCGACTCGGCGCTGTCCGCGACGATCGCGGCCGACGCGATCGGCGGGCAGAACGTCGTGGGCGTCTCGATGCCCTCGACGTACTCGTCGGACCACAGCAAGGACGACGCCGCCGACCTCGCCAAGCGGCTCGGCGCCGACTACCGGGTGCAGCCCATCGCGCCCATGGTCGACGCGTTCCAGGGCGAGCTCGCGCTCGAGGGCGTCGCCGAGGAGAACCTCCAGGCGCGCGTGCGCGGCGTGGTCCTCATGGCGATCTCCAACCGCGAGGGCCACCTCGTCATCGCGCCCGGCAACAAGTCCGAGCTCGCCGTCGGGTACGCGACCATCTACGACGCGGGCAGCATCGGCGGGTACGCCCCGCTCAAGGACGTCGACAAGTCGCGCGTGTGGGCCCTCGCGCGCTGGCGCAACAACGCCGCGCTCGACGCGGGCGAGCTCCCCCCGATCCCCGAGTCCTCGATCACCAAGCCGCCCTCGGCAGAGCTCCGGCCCGGCCAGACCGACCAGGACTCGCTGCCGCCCTACGACCTGCTCGACGAGGTCCTCGACGCGTACATCGAGCACGCCGAGGGACGCGCCGAGCTGCTCGCGCGCGGGTTCGACCCCGAGGTCGTGGACAAGGTCGTGACGCTCGTCGACCGCGCCGAGTGGAAGCGGCGCCAGTACCCGCTCGGCCCCAAGGTCACGTCGCTGGCCTTCGGCCGCGACCGCCGCCTGCCCGTCACGTCCCGCTGGCGCGAGCCGGTCGAGTAG
- a CDS encoding SHOCT domain-containing protein: MDSFMDWFWLMVWWFFFFMYLMILFRILADLFRDHTLNGWWKALWVVALIVVPFLSALVYIIARGRGMAERQMQDMSQAKVQTDAYIRGVAGSDTSPVTQIADAKALLDSGVIDENEFATLKAKALA, translated from the coding sequence ATGGACAGCTTCATGGACTGGTTCTGGCTGATGGTCTGGTGGTTCTTCTTCTTCATGTACCTGATGATCCTGTTCCGGATCCTCGCCGACCTCTTCCGCGACCACACGCTCAACGGCTGGTGGAAGGCGCTGTGGGTCGTCGCCCTCATCGTCGTCCCGTTCCTGTCCGCGCTGGTCTACATCATCGCCCGCGGGCGAGGGATGGCCGAGCGCCAGATGCAGGACATGTCGCAGGCCAAGGTGCAGACCGACGCCTACATCAGAGGCGTCGCGGGCTCCGACACCTCCCCGGTCACGCAGATCGCCGATGCCAAGGCCCTGCTCGACTCGGGCGTGATCGACGAGAACGAGTTCGCCACGCTCAAGGCGAAGGCCCTGGCCTGA
- a CDS encoding glutamine synthetase family protein: protein MDRQQEFVLRTVEERDIRFIRLWFTDVLGMLKSVAVAPAELESAFAEGIGFDGSSIEGLTRVYEADMIARPDPTTFQVLPWRGERHGTARMFCDILTPDGEPSLADSRNVLKRALAKASDKGFTFYTHPEVEFYLFNHPADASAPLVPVDQGGYFDHLARGSTHDFRRAAITMLESMGISVEFSHHEAGPGQNEIDLRYADALTTADNLMTFRTVVKEVALEQGVFASFMPKPMADQPGSGMHTHLSLFEGDRNAFHEPGAQFELSKTARSFIAGLLVHAAEITAITNQYVNSYKRLWGGAEAPSYVCWGHNNRSALVRVPMYKPGKGNSSRIEYRALDSATNPYLAYAVILAAGLKGIEEGYELPEATEDDVWELTDAERRALGIKPLPQSLDAAIQIMETSELVAETLGEHVFDFVLRNKRQEWDAYRSQVTPFELKRFLQVL, encoded by the coding sequence ATGGACAGGCAGCAGGAGTTCGTGCTCCGCACGGTCGAGGAGCGCGACATCCGCTTCATCCGTCTCTGGTTCACCGACGTGCTGGGGATGCTCAAGTCGGTCGCCGTGGCTCCCGCGGAGCTCGAGTCCGCGTTCGCGGAGGGCATCGGCTTCGACGGCAGCTCGATCGAGGGTCTCACTCGTGTCTACGAGGCCGACATGATCGCGCGCCCCGACCCCACCACGTTCCAGGTGCTCCCGTGGCGCGGTGAGCGGCACGGGACCGCGAGGATGTTCTGCGACATCCTCACCCCGGACGGCGAGCCCTCGCTCGCGGACTCGCGCAACGTGCTCAAGCGCGCGCTCGCGAAGGCGAGCGACAAGGGCTTCACGTTCTACACGCACCCCGAGGTCGAGTTCTACCTCTTCAACCACCCGGCCGACGCCTCGGCGCCGCTCGTCCCGGTCGACCAGGGCGGGTACTTCGACCACCTGGCCCGGGGATCGACGCACGACTTCCGCCGCGCCGCGATCACGATGCTCGAGTCGATGGGCATCTCGGTCGAGTTCTCGCACCACGAGGCGGGCCCCGGCCAGAACGAGATCGACCTGCGCTACGCCGACGCCCTGACGACGGCCGACAACCTCATGACGTTCCGCACGGTCGTCAAGGAGGTCGCCCTGGAGCAGGGGGTCTTCGCGTCGTTCATGCCCAAGCCCATGGCGGACCAGCCCGGCTCCGGGATGCACACGCACCTGTCGCTGTTCGAGGGCGACCGCAACGCGTTCCACGAGCCCGGCGCGCAGTTCGAGCTGTCGAAGACGGCACGCTCGTTCATCGCGGGCCTGCTGGTCCACGCGGCGGAGATCACCGCGATCACCAACCAGTACGTCAACTCGTACAAGCGCCTGTGGGGCGGGGCCGAGGCCCCGAGCTACGTGTGCTGGGGTCACAACAACCGTTCCGCGCTCGTGCGCGTGCCCATGTACAAGCCGGGCAAGGGCAACTCGAGCCGCATCGAGTACCGCGCGCTCGACTCCGCGACCAACCCGTACCTCGCGTACGCGGTGATCCTCGCGGCGGGCCTCAAGGGCATCGAGGAGGGCTACGAGCTCCCCGAGGCGACCGAGGACGACGTGTGGGAGCTGACCGACGCCGAGCGCCGCGCGCTCGGCATCAAGCCGCTGCCGCAGTCGCTCGACGCCGCGATCCAGATCATGGAGACGTCCGAGCTCGTCGCCGAGACCCTGGGCGAGCACGTGTTCGACTTCGTGCTGCGCAACAAGCGCCAGGAGTGGGACGCCTACCGGTCGCAGGTCACGCCGTTCGAGCTGAAGCGGTTCCTCCAGGTCCTGTGA
- a CDS encoding bifunctional [glutamine synthetase] adenylyltransferase/[glutamine synthetase]-adenylyl-L-tyrosine phosphorylase — protein sequence MTAGPDDVTRLGSIGAPGGSRRPTVSSRLRRLGFADVTRSATLLDDRDLVGVVGPLPEDLLVAVGATADPDLALLQLARLSSAVAGDEASCRAFRDLLTGEPPVSEGATPSGRDRLLAVLGASVALGDELVSHPDLLAVVADPAPGTGVDAGVVRAELLRAVEADPEAHQPVAATPAPVATDAMRRAYRSRLLRIAATDLTSHEPLTRMPAVAAALADLAAAALEASLAIARSELDDLGAGVRLAVLGMGKCGGRELNYVSDVDVIYVVEPAEGHDEAYATSVGARLATGLARACQGTSSEPPLWPVDAALRPEGKNGPLVRTLASHLAYYERWAKTWEFQALLKARLVAGDRELGAAYHDAINPFVWSAVTRENFVEDSQAMRRRVEDHVPAAEADRQLKLGKGGLRDVEFTVQLLQLVHGRADDSIRSPSTLTALAALAAGGYVGREHAARLAVCYRFLRSLEHRIQLFRLRRTHLVPTGEDDLRRLARSLGMRAEGAEGLLDRWRATRREVRALHEELFYRPLLPATAQLSAEEASLAPEAAKARFQAIGYRDPAGAMRHVLALTEGVSRRAAIQRQLLPVMLGWFAEGADPDAGLLNFRKLSEELGSTHWYLKLLRDSGSAAYRLATLLSSSRYMADALSRSPESVAWLADDADLVPRGAERLAKEADAILTRADVAAPAATALRAVRRRELARTGAAEILGVVDPVDAARAISDAADLALVGGLRVAQFVARGELGVAGPADDPARFAIIAMGRLGGREMGYGSDADVMFVHEPVEGASDRDAQAFALVVATRLRSLLGDMGPEPGLPVDADLRPEGRNGPLVRSFASYAEYYDRWSAAWESQALLRARPAAGDAGLGERFMTLVDPLRYPAGGLDAATVREVRRIKARVESERLPRGVDPSRHLKLGRGGVADVEWTVQLLQLQHAHEVAGLRTTSTIDALEAAALAGLVTPDDAATLGESWHLASRLRSALVLWSGRSGGPTADVLPHEIRALSGLARVIGDEESGAELEERYLRTARRARAVMERVFYGED from the coding sequence ATGACCGCGGGGCCCGACGACGTCACGCGCCTGGGCAGCATCGGTGCGCCGGGTGGTTCGCGCCGCCCCACCGTGAGCTCGCGCCTGCGCAGGCTCGGGTTCGCCGACGTGACCCGTTCGGCGACGCTGCTCGACGACCGGGACCTCGTGGGGGTCGTCGGGCCGCTGCCGGAGGACCTGCTGGTCGCGGTGGGCGCGACCGCGGACCCCGACCTCGCGCTGCTCCAGCTCGCACGGCTGTCGTCCGCGGTGGCCGGGGACGAGGCGTCGTGCCGGGCGTTCCGCGACCTGCTCACAGGGGAGCCCCCTGTGTCGGAGGGCGCGACCCCCTCGGGCCGCGACCGCCTGCTCGCGGTGCTCGGCGCGTCGGTCGCGCTCGGGGACGAGCTCGTGTCCCACCCGGACCTGCTGGCCGTCGTCGCGGATCCCGCCCCGGGGACGGGCGTGGACGCGGGGGTGGTCCGGGCCGAGCTGCTGCGCGCGGTCGAGGCGGACCCCGAGGCGCACCAGCCCGTCGCGGCGACCCCGGCCCCCGTCGCGACCGACGCCATGCGCCGCGCCTACCGGTCCCGCCTCCTGCGCATCGCCGCGACCGACCTCACGTCGCACGAGCCGCTCACGCGGATGCCGGCCGTGGCGGCGGCGCTCGCGGACCTCGCGGCCGCGGCGCTCGAGGCGTCGCTCGCGATCGCGCGCTCCGAGCTCGACGACCTCGGGGCGGGCGTGCGGCTCGCGGTCCTGGGCATGGGCAAGTGCGGTGGCCGCGAGCTCAACTACGTCTCGGACGTCGACGTGATCTACGTGGTCGAACCCGCAGAGGGCCACGACGAGGCGTACGCGACGAGCGTGGGCGCGCGGCTCGCGACGGGGCTCGCCCGCGCCTGCCAGGGGACGTCGTCGGAGCCGCCGCTGTGGCCCGTCGACGCGGCGCTGCGCCCCGAGGGCAAGAACGGCCCGCTCGTGCGCACGCTCGCGAGCCACCTCGCGTACTACGAGCGCTGGGCCAAGACGTGGGAGTTCCAGGCGCTGCTCAAGGCGCGCCTGGTCGCGGGCGACCGCGAGCTCGGGGCGGCCTACCACGACGCGATCAACCCGTTCGTGTGGTCGGCCGTGACGCGCGAGAACTTCGTCGAGGACTCCCAGGCCATGCGCCGCCGCGTCGAGGACCACGTGCCGGCCGCCGAGGCCGACCGCCAGCTCAAGCTCGGCAAGGGCGGCCTGCGCGACGTCGAGTTCACGGTCCAGCTCCTGCAGCTCGTGCACGGGCGGGCCGACGACTCGATCCGCAGCCCCAGCACCCTCACGGCGCTCGCGGCCCTGGCCGCGGGCGGCTACGTCGGGCGCGAGCACGCCGCGCGCCTCGCGGTCTGCTACCGCTTCCTGCGCTCGCTCGAGCACCGCATCCAGCTCTTCCGGCTGCGTCGCACGCACCTCGTGCCCACGGGCGAGGACGACCTGCGCCGTCTGGCACGCTCGTTGGGCATGCGTGCCGAGGGCGCCGAGGGGCTCCTCGACCGCTGGCGCGCGACGCGCCGCGAGGTGCGCGCGCTGCACGAGGAGCTCTTCTACCGGCCCCTGCTCCCGGCCACGGCCCAGCTCTCGGCCGAGGAGGCGAGCCTCGCGCCCGAGGCGGCCAAGGCGCGCTTCCAGGCGATCGGGTACCGCGACCCGGCGGGCGCGATGCGGCACGTGCTCGCGCTGACCGAGGGCGTGAGCCGCCGCGCCGCCATCCAGCGCCAGCTCCTGCCGGTCATGCTCGGCTGGTTCGCCGAGGGCGCGGACCCCGACGCGGGGCTGCTCAACTTCCGCAAGCTGTCCGAGGAGCTCGGCTCGACGCACTGGTACCTCAAGCTGCTGCGGGACTCGGGCTCGGCCGCGTACCGGCTCGCGACGCTCCTCTCGAGCTCGCGGTACATGGCCGACGCGCTCTCGCGCTCGCCCGAGTCCGTGGCCTGGCTCGCCGACGACGCCGACCTCGTCCCGCGCGGGGCCGAGCGCCTCGCGAAGGAGGCCGACGCGATCCTCACGCGCGCCGACGTCGCGGCGCCGGCCGCCACCGCGCTGCGGGCCGTGCGCCGTCGCGAGCTCGCCCGCACCGGGGCCGCCGAGATCCTCGGCGTCGTGGACCCGGTCGACGCCGCGCGCGCGATCTCCGACGCCGCCGACCTCGCGCTCGTGGGCGGGCTGCGGGTCGCGCAGTTCGTCGCCCGGGGCGAGCTCGGCGTCGCGGGCCCGGCCGACGACCCGGCCCGGTTCGCGATCATCGCCATGGGCCGCCTGGGCGGGCGCGAGATGGGCTACGGCTCGGACGCCGACGTCATGTTCGTCCACGAGCCCGTCGAGGGCGCGAGCGACCGCGACGCACAGGCGTTCGCGCTCGTCGTCGCGACGCGGCTGCGCTCGTTGCTGGGCGACATGGGCCCCGAGCCCGGGCTGCCCGTCGACGCCGACCTGCGCCCCGAGGGACGCAACGGCCCGCTCGTGCGCTCGTTCGCCTCCTACGCCGAGTACTACGACCGCTGGTCGGCCGCATGGGAGTCCCAGGCGCTGCTGCGCGCCCGACCGGCCGCTGGCGACGCGGGGCTCGGCGAGCGGTTCATGACGCTCGTCGACCCGCTGCGCTACCCGGCGGGCGGGCTCGATGCCGCGACCGTGCGGGAGGTGCGGCGCATCAAGGCACGCGTCGAGTCGGAGCGGTTGCCGCGCGGCGTCGACCCCTCACGCCACCTCAAGCTCGGCCGGGGCGGCGTCGCGGACGTCGAGTGGACGGTCCAGCTCCTGCAGCTCCAGCACGCCCACGAGGTCGCGGGCCTGCGCACGACGTCGACCATCGACGCGCTCGAGGCTGCGGCGCTCGCGGGCCTCGTCACGCCCGACGACGCCGCGACCCTGGGGGAGTCGTGGCACCTCGCGTCGCGGTTGCGCAGCGCGCTCGTGCTCTGGTCCGGTCGCTCGGGCGGCCCGACGGCCGACGTCCTGCCGCACGAGATCCGGGCACTGTCCGGGCTCGCGCGCGTCATCGGCGACGAGGAGTCGGGGGCCGAGCTCGAGGAGCGCTACCTGCGGACCGCGCGACGGGCACGTGCCGTCATGGAGCGCGTGTTCTACGGCGAGGACTGA
- a CDS encoding SHOCT domain-containing protein, producing the protein MPGLIRGVARTAVVAGTATAVSNRVSRRQAGRWSAQEEPPPQQAPQQTYAAPPPAPAPAPASAGMDAKIAQLTQLAALRDQGVLSPAEFETQKAQILAG; encoded by the coding sequence ATGCCCGGACTCATCCGAGGCGTCGCGCGCACCGCCGTCGTCGCCGGTACCGCGACCGCCGTCTCCAACCGCGTCTCCCGCCGTCAGGCCGGCCGCTGGTCCGCCCAGGAGGAACCGCCTCCGCAGCAGGCACCGCAGCAGACCTACGCCGCACCGCCGCCGGCCCCGGCCCCCGCGCCCGCGTCCGCCGGCATGGACGCCAAGATCGCCCAGCTCACGCAGCTCGCCGCGCTGCGTGATCAGGGAGTGCTGAGCCCTGCCGAGTTCGAGACGCAGAAGGCTCAGATCCTCGCCGGTTGA